In Musa acuminata AAA Group cultivar baxijiao chromosome BXJ2-3, Cavendish_Baxijiao_AAA, whole genome shotgun sequence, the following proteins share a genomic window:
- the LOC103977328 gene encoding uncharacterized protein LOC103977328, with the protein MPNDPHADPLGPVTHGEGEMLTSTPDRYWRLFNDLGMPPPLSTTDPPAVLPEAFLTLVKQVQGMMEIMQTVVPLIPEIRRLTDASADPPHLRPSTGQDATGETRDRAIHHEGSPTRVSPAPSRAARRRPEPDTVSSDSADSFLKVQFSQVNRRLDEFRRELQRSRDESSEDTSGGSPFVQEIQEKPVPLNFRVPALETYDDGSDSAEHIAAFRTQMALYGTSDALMCRTFPTTFRGPARAWFSRLRQSSIASFDQFAKEFEQNFLTSARPRPSIAALLALSQHEEETLAQFVTRFAAEIRGYSDTHPSLIMQAFLTGLKPSRFFWSLIEKPPATVPEMLHRANQYVAGEALAAGRRPVAKKSRTEQPRAATSSIDLRPHRRPDHPEQRLPRPPPLPLNTPRTEIFLQIREKGLLRPPNPMRATYKNRSKYCRFHRDHGHDTEDCHDLQNQIEELIRRGYLGRYLKEPREATPRPRMPVERQVDVIIGGPAAGDSSSSARKSYARSSVEKRPRPELEPEISFGAEEGERSHHDNALVISVQIANARVKRVMVDTGSSADILYLDAFKRLGLPTEDLIPMSSALTGFTGDSISPLGTTTLPVSIGEEPRTKTIMTTFMVVNLPSAYNVILGRPTLNKLKAVVSTYHRAIKFPTSAGVGESRSDPGESRRCYLTAVSLPKRACPHIPDPREETPMSTHLEPPERLTEVPIKGDRPGQTVKIGTAQLEGNQLQLVEFLKANADVFAWSPKEMLGIDRTVAEHQFNINPEARPVKQRPRRFALDRQKAISEEVDRLTEAGFISEVKYP; encoded by the coding sequence atgccGAACGATCCTCACGCCGACCCTCTCGGACCCGTCACCCACGGAGAAGGAGAAATGCTGACGTCAACGCCAGATCGTTATTGGCGCCTGTTCAACGACTTAGGGATGCCACCCCCATTATCCACGACCGACCCTCCAGCCGTACTGCCCGAGGCGTTCCTCACCCTCGTTAAGCAAGTGCAGGGAATGATGGAGATAATGCAGACCGTTGTCCCACTCATTCCCGAAATCAGGCGACTGACGGACGCCTCCGCAGACCCACCTCATCTAAGGCCGAGCACGGGACAGGATGCAACCGGTGAGACCCGAGACAGGGCCATCCACCACGAGGGTTCGCCCACGCGTGTCTCTCCTGCGCCCTCCCGAGCCGCACGGCGCCGCCCCGAGCCTGACACCGTATCGTCCGACTCGGCGGACAGTTTCCTTAAGGTACAGTTCTCCCAGGTCAATCGCCGCCTGGACGAGTTCCGACGCGAGCTCCAAAGGTCGCGGGACGAATCAAGCGAGGACACCTCGGGGGGGTCCCCTTTCGTTCAGGAAATACAAGAAAAACCTGTCCCCCTCAACTTTAGGGTGCCGGCCCTGGAAACGTACGACGACGGCTCCGACTCAGCAGAGCATATAGCCGCGTTCAGAACTCAGATGGCCCTTTACGGCACGTCCGACGCGCTGATGTGCCGTACGTTCCCGACCACCTTCAGAGGACCAGCACGCGCATGGTTCAGCCGGCTGCGACAATCCTCAATCGCATCTTTTGACCAGTTCGCCAAAgagttcgagcaaaacttcctTACCAGCGCGCGGCCTCGGCCTTCCATAGCCGCCCTGCTGGCACTATCGCAGCACGAAGAGGAAACGCTCGCGCAGTTTGTGACACGCTTTGCCGCGGAGATCCGCGGCTattcggacactcacccctctttgaTCATGCAGGCGTTCCTGACGGGGCTGAAACCctcgaggttcttctggtcactaATCGAGAAGCCGCCCGCCActgtccccgagatgctccaccgGGCCAACCAATACGTCGCCGGCGAAGCATTAGCAGCAGGAAGACGCCCGGTCGCGAAGAAATCGCGAACCGAGCAACCCCGAGCAGCCACCTCGTCGATCGACCTGCGACCCCATCGGAGGCCCGACCACCCTGAGCAGCGGCTCCCGAGACCTCCTCCCCTCCCACTCAACACACCtcgtaccgagatcttcctccagatCAGGGAGAAAGGTCTTCTGCGGCCCCCTAATCCTATGAGAGCTACTTACAAAAATCGGTCGAAATACTGCAGGTTCCACCGAGACCACGGCCACGACACAGAAGACTGCCACGACCTCCAGAATCAGATCGAGGAGCTGATCAGAAGAGGGTACCTCGGCCGTTATCTCAAGGAACCCCGAGAAGCAACCCCGCGTCCCCGGATGCCCGTGGAGAGGCAGGTTGATGTCATCATCGGTGGACCAGCGGCAGGCGACAGCAGCTCAAGCGCAAGGAAATCCTACGCCCGGAGCTCGGTCGAGAAGCGCCCCCGACCCGAACTAGAACCCGAAATCTCTTTTGGGGCCGAGGAGGGAGAAAGGTCCCATCATGACAACGCTCTGGTAATTTCTGTCCAGATCGCCAACGCTCGGGTGAAGCGGGTGATGGTCGACACTGGGAGCTCCGCCGACATCCTGTACCTCGACGCCTTCAAAAGGCTCGGCCTGCCCACTGAAGACCTCATCCCCATGAGCTCGGCGCTCACGGGATTCACCGGAGACTCAATCTCCCCGCTCGGCACCACCACACTCCCTGTCTCCATTGGGGAGGAGCCAAGAACCAAGACAATAATGACTACGTTCATGGTGGTCAACCTGCCCtcggcctacaacgtcatcctcgggCGCCCGACGCTCAATAAGCTAAAAGCAGTAGTCTCAACCTACCACCGAGCCATCAAGTTTCCCACCTCGGCGGGGGTTGGAGAATCGCGAAGCGACCCAGGCGAGTCAAGAAGGTGCTACCTCACCGCGGTCTCACTCCCGAAAAGGGCGTGCCCCCATATCCCAGACCCACGAGAAGAGACCCCCATGTCAACACACCTTGAACCGCCCGAGCGGCTTACCGAGGTACCGATAAAGGGAGACCGGCCCGGTCAGACCGTGAAAATCGGCACAGCTCAGCTCGAAGGAAACCAGCTCCAGCTCGTCGAGTTCCTAAAGGCAAACGCCGATGTCTTCGCATGGTCGCCCAAGGAAATGCTAGGGATCGATCGGACGGTAGCCGAACACCAGTTTAACATCAATCCCGAAGCTAGGCCAGTAAAGCAAAGACCACGCAGGTTCGCCCTCGACCGGCAGAAGGCGATCAGCGAAGAGGTCGACCGGTTGACAGAGGCCGGATTCATTTCCGAAGTAAAGTACCCCTAG
- the LOC103977329 gene encoding uncharacterized protein LOC103977329, with protein sequence MSALLEKSFGIAGQEKPRTGSCRLPDNVHQVILSYLPAKTFFRLQSVCKSFHQLSEESHFLLSQSYLCKVVSGFFTKSYSSFDSFLHVDPCAGVPRTFGKFLSKNNGFILGSADGLVFVRHDNRRATTHSLFVYNPARRTRCHLPAPSDMCLEGGIAAVTFMNDGEKVMKDYKLVYLSPTSEWNSFRRCQVYDSVAKMWTMDKHLDFGGAAIDLDHPVVYDETIFWVSTPRPLMMINRYVVAFDLRTKCTQIIRPPERMNIDRSDTIGIGKWEGKSVCLIHYRKSSRVFALELLEKSGNGAIRWVTVHEASLDRMGFKERLTVSFTMLCEVATTTLLVFATLEDAYTYSIKDGEIKKLGPLRSWITSLIPYSNTLRPCGEEEELFETT encoded by the coding sequence ATGAGCGCTCTGCTCGAGAAAAGCTTCGGCATCGCGGGTCAGGAGAAGCCTAGAACCGGTAGTTGTCGGCTTCCCGACAACGTGCACCAAGTGATCCTCTCCTATCTCCCCGCAAAGACCTTCTTCAGACTCCAATCTGTTTGTAAGTCCTTCCATCAGCTCTCGGAAGAGTCTCATTTCCTCCTTTCACAATCATATCTTTGCAAAGTCGTCTCCGGATTCTTCACCAAGAGCTATAGTTCCTTCGACTCCTTTCTCCACGTTGACCCCTGCGCCGGCGTGCCCAGAACCTTTGGCAAATTCCTGAGCAAGAACAATGGCTTCATCCTTGGGTCAGCTGACGGCCTTGTCTTCGTCAGGCACGACAACCGCCGTGCTACTACCCATAGTTTATTTGTCTACAACCCGGCACGTAGGACTCGGTGTCATCTACCCGCACCATCGGACATGTGTCTGGAGGGTGGCATCGCGGCAGTGACCTTCATGAACGACGGAGAGAAGGTGATGAAAGACTACAAGCTGGTCTACCTCTCACCAACCTCGGAGTGGAACTCGTTTCGCCGCTGCCAGGTCTACGACTCGGTGGCAAAGatgtggacgatggacaagcaTCTCGACTTTGGAGGGGCCGCAATAGACTTGGATCACCCGGTGGTCTACGACGAGACCATATTTTGGGTGTCGACTCCGAGACCGCTCATGATGATTAATCGGTACGTCGTCGCTTTCGACCTGAGGACCAAGTGCACGCAGATCATCCGTCCGCCGGAAAGAATGAACATCGATCGCTCCGACACCATTGGGATCGGAAAGTGGGAGGGAAAGTCGGTTTGCCTGATTCATTACCGTAAGTCTTCTCGGGTGTTCGCTCTAGAGTTGCTGGAGAAGAGTGGCAACGGTGCGATACGTTGGGTGACGGTGCATGAGGCAAGCTTGGACCGGATGGGGTTCAAGGAACGACTCACCGTGTCGTTCACGATGCTGTGTGAGGTGGCGACGACTACGCTACTTGTTTTCGCTACACTTGAAGATGCATACACCTACAGTATAAAGGATGGAGAAATCAAGAAACTGGGACCGCTTAGATCGTGGATTACATCGTTGattccttactctaatacgcttcggccatgtgGTGAAGAAGAGGAGCTGTTCGAAACAACCTga